In a genomic window of Arvicanthis niloticus isolate mArvNil1 chromosome 8, mArvNil1.pat.X, whole genome shotgun sequence:
- the LOC117713867 gene encoding cathepsin J isoform X2: MTPSVFLLILCFGVASSAPAHDPNLDAEWKAWKIKHAKSYSPEEKLKRAVWEENMKMIKLHNMENGLGKNGFTMKMNAFADMTGEEFRKSMNNIPIPAAVTDPSAQKQVSIGLPNFKDWRKEGYVTPVRNQGKCGSCWAFAAAGAIEGQMFWKTGNLTPLSVQNLLDCSKTVGNNGCQWGTAHRAFEYVLKNKGLEPEKTYPYEGKEGPCRYHSENATANITDFVILPPNELYLWVAVASIGPVSAAVDASHDSFRFYNGGIYHEPNCSSYVVNHAVLIVGYGFEGKETDGNNYWLIKNSWGEEWGMNGYMKIAKDRNNHCGIASLASYPNIF; encoded by the exons ATgactccttctgtctttcttctgatCCTGTGCTTTGGAGTGGCCTCAAGTGCCCCAGCACATGATCCCAATTTGGATGCTGAATGGAAAGCCTGGAAGATTAAACATGCAAAATCATACAGCCCG GAAGAAAAACTGAAGAGAGCAGTAtgggaagaaaacatgaaaatgatCAAACTTCACAACATGGAGAATGGCCTGGGGAAGAATGGCTTCACCATGAAAATGAATGCCTTCGCTGACATG ACTGGTGAAGAATTCAGAAAATCAATGAACAATATTCCAATTCCGGCTGCTGTGACAGATCCAAGTGCCCAGAAACAGGTGTCTATTGGTTTACCCAATTTTAAGGATTGGAGAAAAGAAGGCTATGTAACTCCTGTACGGAATCAG GGTAAATGCGGCTCTTGTTGGGCTTTTGCTGCAGCTGGTGCCATAGAAGGTCAGATGTTCTGGAAAACTGGCAACCTCACGCCTCTAAGTGTGCAGAACCTATTGGACTGTTCTAAAACTGTAGGAAATAATGGCTGCCAGTGGGGTACTGCACACCGTGCGTTTgagtatgttttgaaaaataaaggtcTCGAGCCTGAGAAAACCTATCCATATGAAGGAAAA GAAGGACCCTGCAGGTACCATAGTGAAAATGCCACTGCTAATATCACAGATTTTGTGATCCTCCCTCCGAATGAGCTTTACCTATGGGTTGCTGTAGCATCTATTGGGCCTGTCTCTGCAGCAGTTGATGCTTCTCATGATTCTTTCAGGTTCTACAATGGAG GCATTTACCATGAGCCAAATTGCAGCAGTTATGTTGTGAATCATGCAGTTCTGATCGTTGGCTATGGATTTGAGGGAAAGGAAACAGATGGCAATAACTACTGGCTGATCAAGAACAG CTGGGGTGAAGAATGGGGCATGAATGGCTACATGAAGATTGCCAAAGATCGCAACAACCACTGTGGAATTGCTTCACTTGCCAGCTACCCCAATATATTCTGA
- the LOC117713867 gene encoding cathepsin J isoform X1, translating to MTPSVFLLILCFGVASSAPAHDPNLDAEWKAWKIKHAKSYSPEEEKLKRAVWEENMKMIKLHNMENGLGKNGFTMKMNAFADMTGEEFRKSMNNIPIPAAVTDPSAQKQVSIGLPNFKDWRKEGYVTPVRNQGKCGSCWAFAAAGAIEGQMFWKTGNLTPLSVQNLLDCSKTVGNNGCQWGTAHRAFEYVLKNKGLEPEKTYPYEGKEGPCRYHSENATANITDFVILPPNELYLWVAVASIGPVSAAVDASHDSFRFYNGGIYHEPNCSSYVVNHAVLIVGYGFEGKETDGNNYWLIKNSWGEEWGMNGYMKIAKDRNNHCGIASLASYPNIF from the exons ATgactccttctgtctttcttctgatCCTGTGCTTTGGAGTGGCCTCAAGTGCCCCAGCACATGATCCCAATTTGGATGCTGAATGGAAAGCCTGGAAGATTAAACATGCAAAATCATACAGCCCG GAGGAAGAAAAACTGAAGAGAGCAGTAtgggaagaaaacatgaaaatgatCAAACTTCACAACATGGAGAATGGCCTGGGGAAGAATGGCTTCACCATGAAAATGAATGCCTTCGCTGACATG ACTGGTGAAGAATTCAGAAAATCAATGAACAATATTCCAATTCCGGCTGCTGTGACAGATCCAAGTGCCCAGAAACAGGTGTCTATTGGTTTACCCAATTTTAAGGATTGGAGAAAAGAAGGCTATGTAACTCCTGTACGGAATCAG GGTAAATGCGGCTCTTGTTGGGCTTTTGCTGCAGCTGGTGCCATAGAAGGTCAGATGTTCTGGAAAACTGGCAACCTCACGCCTCTAAGTGTGCAGAACCTATTGGACTGTTCTAAAACTGTAGGAAATAATGGCTGCCAGTGGGGTACTGCACACCGTGCGTTTgagtatgttttgaaaaataaaggtcTCGAGCCTGAGAAAACCTATCCATATGAAGGAAAA GAAGGACCCTGCAGGTACCATAGTGAAAATGCCACTGCTAATATCACAGATTTTGTGATCCTCCCTCCGAATGAGCTTTACCTATGGGTTGCTGTAGCATCTATTGGGCCTGTCTCTGCAGCAGTTGATGCTTCTCATGATTCTTTCAGGTTCTACAATGGAG GCATTTACCATGAGCCAAATTGCAGCAGTTATGTTGTGAATCATGCAGTTCTGATCGTTGGCTATGGATTTGAGGGAAAGGAAACAGATGGCAATAACTACTGGCTGATCAAGAACAG CTGGGGTGAAGAATGGGGCATGAATGGCTACATGAAGATTGCCAAAGATCGCAACAACCACTGTGGAATTGCTTCACTTGCCAGCTACCCCAATATATTCTGA